A portion of the Leptospira mtsangambouensis genome contains these proteins:
- the vapC gene encoding type II toxin-antitoxin system tRNA(fMet)-specific endonuclease VapC, protein MYLIDTNICIYSIKNNPESVVQKIKSIEPYQINISSITVAELEYGAAKSKDYEKNKTTLIKFLSAFDIIPFTDLDAEVYGYIRATLEKTGKIIGPYDLQIAAQAISRNLILVSNNTKEFIRVQNLKLENWI, encoded by the coding sequence ATGTATCTGATTGATACTAACATTTGCATTTACTCTATTAAAAATAATCCAGAGTCAGTTGTTCAAAAAATAAAATCTATTGAGCCATATCAGATTAATATTTCTTCCATTACGGTTGCCGAATTAGAATACGGTGCAGCTAAAAGTAAAGATTACGAAAAAAACAAAACTACACTAATTAAATTCTTATCTGCCTTTGATATCATTCCTTTTACAGACTTAGATGCAGAAGTTTATGGATACATTAGAGCTACATTAGAAAAAACTGGTAAAATTATTGGTCCATATGATCTTCAAATTGCTGCCCAAGCAATTTCTAGAAATCTAATTTTAGTCTCGAATAATACAAAAGAGTTTATCAGAGTTCAAAATTTAAAATTAGAAAATTGGATTTGA
- the vapB gene encoding type II toxin-antitoxin system antitoxin VapB: MAHASKVFISGNSQAVRIPKEYQISEKELYIQKVGNTLFLFPKNDPWKAFEESLNEFSDDFMSEGRLQPEDQIREDF, encoded by the coding sequence ATGGCACATGCATCAAAAGTCTTTATTAGTGGAAATAGTCAGGCTGTGCGAATTCCAAAGGAATACCAAATATCAGAGAAAGAGTTATATATACAAAAAGTTGGAAATACACTATTCCTTTTTCCTAAAAATGACCCTTGGAAGGCTTTTGAAGAAAGTCTTAATGAATTCTCTGATGACTTTATGTCGGAAGGAAGATTGCAACCTGAAGACCAAATCAGAGAAGATTTTTGA
- a CDS encoding tetratricopeptide repeat protein, whose translation MNKRILGIIIGFVISINAISADSIEEDPKDIFYTGLAMRIQKTGIFHINMVHLSESYPDTIYGKFASGYLSQTKQNYKECIKNLESVTKSKPISDFRLVNEAYFYMGICNYDLGNFDLAIKDYTKSISTDNKNSSTENFLNSILERAKTYNRIRKYDLAKNDISAAIQKIENEPQYDKYYNLEQLHVDRIALNTTLNNHKDSILDCDWLINNSKEKKDIGYLYRGQIKYKLLKDYDSGFADYKKAFEINPNNFAAIANIIEVLNARKEYEEIPSYLTHALKIKPNLGVLYYSRGYFLEQLKNRKEACNDMTESLKYSSQNVDRDSEGFYNFDHIPSARSFINSLCK comes from the coding sequence ATGAACAAAAGGATTTTAGGAATTATAATTGGATTCGTAATATCAATAAACGCAATTTCTGCTGATTCTATTGAAGAAGATCCAAAAGATATCTTCTATACCGGACTAGCTATGAGAATTCAAAAAACAGGTATATTTCATATAAACATGGTTCACCTTTCAGAATCATACCCTGATACTATATATGGAAAATTTGCATCCGGATATTTAAGTCAAACAAAACAAAATTACAAAGAATGTATTAAGAATCTTGAATCAGTTACTAAGTCTAAACCAATTTCCGATTTTAGATTAGTTAATGAAGCTTATTTTTATATGGGAATTTGCAACTATGACTTAGGAAATTTTGATTTAGCTATAAAAGACTATACTAAAAGTATTTCAACTGATAACAAGAACTCATCTACGGAAAATTTCTTAAACAGTATTCTAGAAAGAGCAAAGACTTATAATCGAATTAGAAAATATGATTTAGCTAAAAATGATATTTCAGCAGCTATCCAAAAAATTGAAAATGAACCACAATATGATAAATATTACAATCTTGAACAACTACATGTTGATAGAATTGCTTTAAACACTACATTAAATAATCACAAAGACTCAATTCTTGACTGCGATTGGCTAATTAATAATTCAAAAGAAAAAAAAGATATCGGATACCTATATAGAGGACAAATTAAATACAAACTACTTAAAGATTACGACAGCGGTTTCGCAGATTATAAAAAAGCATTCGAAATTAATCCAAACAATTTCGCTGCTATCGCAAATATTATCGAAGTTTTAAATGCAAGAAAGGAATATGAAGAAATCCCTTCTTATCTTACTCATGCACTTAAAATAAAACCTAACCTAGGCGTTTTGTATTACTCTAGAGGCTATTTTCTCGAGCAATTGAAAAACAGAAAAGAAGCATGCAACGACATGACCGAATCTCTAAAATATTCATCTCAAAATGTTGATCGCGATTCTGAAGGATTTTACAATTTTGATCATATTCCTTCTGCCAGATCGTTCATCAATTCTTTGTGTAAATAA
- a CDS encoding helix-turn-helix domain-containing protein — MNIKPIKNQKDHLEALSEIEKLWDAKKNTPEYDKLDVLITLVDAYETKHYPIEDPDPIEALKSVMDDMNMKSVDLGNLIGGRSRATEILNRKRKLTLEMIRTINQNLGIPTDILVKEYKVKTTKTGRKRTPSVA, encoded by the coding sequence ATGAACATTAAACCTATTAAAAATCAAAAAGATCACTTAGAAGCCCTATCTGAGATTGAAAAACTTTGGGATGCTAAGAAAAATACTCCTGAATACGATAAATTAGATGTTCTAATTACTTTAGTTGATGCTTATGAAACTAAACACTACCCGATTGAAGATCCGGATCCAATTGAAGCATTAAAATCTGTTATGGATGACATGAATATGAAAAGTGTCGACTTAGGGAATCTCATCGGCGGAAGAAGTCGTGCCACTGAAATCTTAAATCGAAAAAGAAAGCTAACTTTGGAAATGATTAGAACAATTAATCAAAATCTAGGAATTCCTACAGACATTCTTGTGAAAGAATACAAAGTCAAAACGACTAAGACAGGAAGAAAAAGAACGCCGTCCGTGGCGTAA
- a CDS encoding type II toxin-antitoxin system HigB family toxin, producing the protein MRVISRKILRDFYSSPKYSDSKIPIEVWFKDTSRASWKSPSDIKEKYRNASFLKDNRIVFNIHGNKYRLIVKVHYNLQTVFIRFVGTHEQYDKINAEVI; encoded by the coding sequence GTGAGGGTCATTTCAAGAAAGATTTTAAGGGATTTTTACTCCAGTCCTAAATACTCAGACTCTAAAATCCCTATTGAAGTTTGGTTTAAAGACACTTCCAGAGCTAGTTGGAAATCTCCTTCTGATATCAAAGAAAAATATAGAAATGCTAGTTTCCTTAAAGATAATAGAATCGTTTTCAATATACATGGAAACAAATACAGGCTTATTGTGAAGGTTCATTACAATTTACAAACTGTTTTCATTAGATTTGTAGGAACTCACGAACAATACGATAAAATCAATGCTGAGGTGATTTAA
- a CDS encoding ATP-binding protein, whose protein sequence is MDNTNIFLNVVDSLSRYRRAEIIDESTSESLIESLYVDPLENDLILKSMMKKNTVLLIGRKGTGKSTIINRFQHEIRKTNDRISLYIDVNALFEQAKKTSFQTNLNSLGLSQRNLERLNLYIAFIEKVITEINAEIKKNIFNNPIINLFSTQGITKNKFDEELENLFKETIKPTFQNITDSQQIASKTKQSSKEDNLVTLDASLELKNPHLKTSIKAGESSEMLKSDEFTSILSRYFNIIKFMNDLKILLSKIPIKDVSICLDDVSEIDKDSLEIFIKFIVAPLNNLSDEYYKFKISLYPGRDYLPGIDRQKVKTFNLDYYELYSLNNSEKVEEQAIAYTERLLEKRFKYYFGEKFNIYSIFHIDKENTPKDLYKLLFQISANVPRILGKILEIALQKTNSLTTKINRKILQESARQHDKNDIEYILKKNESIEYKSYDESFEQFHLAKLLNLIIQKAIENKKHIGKSTSNIFKDFNANTAPSNYLYFPKQLEDIVKTLEFNFYISKFSEQKHRDGDDISVYVLNYGLCIDNNIIFDNGSNRKFRIERIFDFEKLIREWMNGSKKIICENCSAEFNIEEKGILQKYGCLTCKSKLIKIKSVISQIEHKKITESFKIPKNQFDILISLNSKSPQTATLLGSDLDRSYQSISQSTNKNSKLVKHKLIDRTTSKGKTHFRISNSGISFLKTGKI, encoded by the coding sequence ATGGATAATACAAATATTTTTTTAAACGTAGTTGATTCTCTTAGTAGATATCGCAGAGCAGAAATTATTGATGAATCCACATCCGAATCATTGATTGAAAGTTTATACGTGGATCCTCTTGAAAATGATCTAATTTTAAAATCAATGATGAAAAAAAATACAGTACTTTTGATTGGTCGAAAAGGAACTGGGAAATCCACAATCATAAACAGATTTCAACACGAAATTAGAAAAACAAATGATCGAATCTCCCTTTATATTGACGTTAATGCATTATTCGAGCAGGCAAAAAAAACATCCTTTCAAACAAATTTAAACAGCCTTGGGTTGAGCCAAAGAAATTTAGAAAGATTAAACTTATATATTGCTTTCATAGAAAAAGTTATAACCGAAATAAATGCTGAAATAAAGAAAAATATATTTAATAATCCGATAATAAATCTTTTCAGTACACAAGGAATTACAAAGAACAAATTTGATGAAGAATTGGAAAATCTTTTCAAGGAAACTATCAAACCAACATTTCAAAACATCACTGATTCTCAACAAATCGCTTCAAAAACAAAACAAAGCTCAAAAGAGGATAATTTAGTAACTTTAGATGCGAGTCTAGAACTAAAAAATCCGCATTTAAAAACAAGCATTAAGGCTGGTGAATCAAGTGAAATGTTAAAGAGTGATGAGTTTACATCTATCCTATCAAGATATTTTAATATAATCAAGTTTATGAATGATTTAAAAATATTATTATCGAAAATTCCTATAAAGGATGTTTCAATCTGTTTAGATGATGTTTCTGAAATTGATAAAGATTCACTCGAAATATTCATAAAGTTCATTGTGGCTCCTCTAAACAATTTATCTGATGAATATTATAAATTCAAAATATCACTTTACCCAGGTAGGGATTATTTACCTGGTATTGACAGGCAGAAAGTAAAAACATTTAATCTGGATTATTATGAATTATATTCACTGAATAATTCCGAAAAGGTAGAAGAACAAGCTATCGCCTATACGGAGAGACTTTTAGAGAAAAGATTTAAATATTATTTTGGCGAAAAATTCAACATATATTCTATATTTCATATAGATAAAGAGAATACTCCCAAAGATCTTTATAAATTACTTTTCCAAATCAGTGCAAATGTTCCAAGAATACTTGGAAAAATCCTAGAAATTGCATTGCAAAAAACAAATAGTTTAACAACAAAAATTAACAGAAAAATACTTCAAGAATCAGCTAGGCAGCACGATAAGAATGATATTGAATATATATTAAAAAAGAATGAATCAATTGAATACAAAAGCTACGATGAATCTTTTGAACAATTTCATTTAGCTAAATTGCTGAATTTAATTATTCAGAAAGCTATAGAAAACAAAAAACATATTGGAAAGTCAACATCGAACATATTTAAAGATTTTAATGCAAATACAGCGCCTTCGAATTATCTGTATTTTCCCAAACAATTGGAAGATATTGTAAAAACATTGGAATTTAATTTTTATATTTCCAAATTTTCGGAGCAAAAACATAGAGATGGCGACGATATAAGTGTTTACGTTCTAAACTATGGCCTTTGTATTGATAACAATATAATCTTTGATAATGGTAGTAATCGAAAGTTTAGAATTGAGCGAATCTTCGATTTCGAGAAACTGATTAGAGAATGGATGAATGGCTCTAAAAAAATAATTTGTGAAAATTGTTCAGCAGAATTCAATATTGAGGAAAAGGGAATTCTACAAAAGTATGGTTGTCTCACTTGTAAAAGTAAATTAATAAAAATAAAATCAGTAATTAGCCAAATTGAACATAAAAAAATTACAGAATCTTTTAAAATTCCAAAAAATCAGTTCGATATTCTTATATCGCTAAATTCAAAGAGTCCGCAAACAGCAACACTATTAGGTAGTGATTTAGATAGGTCATATCAATCTATTAGCCAAAGTACAAATAAAAATAGTAAACTGGTAAAACATAAGCTAATCGATAGAACAACTTCTAAGGGTAAGACTCATTTTCGTATATCAAATTCTGGTATATCATTTCTAAAAACCGGAAAAATCTAG
- a CDS encoding DUF2971 domain-containing protein, protein MTKLDNSDIMEIVFQVAESQDLYYKDFSPLCHYTKGIGVNGILQSKYLRANHVSNLNDLSEIIRAYKIFFEIFENIKSENEIISKLIENIKVELLIKIKQKEYPEIFIVSFSKNIDDLFLWRSYTSFNDAYALIFTKAFIAEYGANEGAELLHCIYKESEQYLILNQVTNLFITKIENIQESELTLIKEKFFQLIHIFVPFIKNPQFEAENEVRLVLRNPHNHDSENRIIMGLNSNYFYKYVNLPIFRNLPNVEYEHAIEEIIVGPNSRSSDENHIFKKNLDALINQNIGSILKGIRDTKFNTLKF, encoded by the coding sequence ATGACTAAACTAGATAATTCAGATATAATGGAAATAGTCTTCCAGGTAGCAGAATCACAAGATCTATACTACAAAGATTTTTCTCCTCTTTGCCACTATACCAAAGGAATCGGAGTAAATGGTATCTTACAATCCAAGTATTTAAGAGCAAACCATGTTTCAAATTTAAACGATTTAAGTGAAATCATAAGAGCATACAAAATCTTTTTTGAAATTTTTGAAAATATAAAATCCGAAAATGAAATAATTTCAAAATTAATTGAAAATATTAAAGTTGAACTACTAATAAAAATTAAACAAAAGGAATATCCAGAAATATTTATTGTAAGTTTTTCCAAAAATATTGATGATTTATTTTTATGGAGAAGCTATACCTCTTTCAATGACGCATACGCATTAATATTCACAAAAGCATTTATAGCTGAATATGGAGCAAATGAAGGTGCTGAGCTCTTACATTGTATTTATAAGGAATCTGAACAATATTTAATTCTTAATCAAGTTACAAACTTATTTATAACAAAAATAGAAAATATTCAAGAATCTGAATTAACTTTAATAAAAGAAAAATTCTTTCAATTGATTCATATATTCGTTCCTTTTATAAAAAACCCACAATTCGAAGCCGAAAATGAAGTTAGACTCGTATTAAGAAATCCACATAATCATGATTCAGAAAATAGAATTATAATGGGCTTAAATAGTAATTATTTTTACAAATATGTAAATTTACCTATCTTCAGAAACCTACCTAATGTAGAATATGAACATGCAATAGAAGAGATAATAGTTGGACCAAATTCGCGCTCATCCGACGAAAATCATATTTTTAAAAAAAATCTGGATGCATTAATAAATCAAAATATCGGTTCCATACTAAAAGGAATCAGGGATACTAAATTTAATACGTTAAAATTTTAA
- a CDS encoding HEPN domain-containing protein codes for MKEIAIKNLLKLIEIIKSDEGIFLSINTAEKIKLKNEILKFLSKNEIAGKNSSKKFLDKQLTKYLLEAKREQNPRNPEDFINHMIEYDRQEFIVTEVFLPFSGGKISSPISLFDCDIEEYNENLRKVILQSIHKVVSVNTKYSEDQKKKLIAENEKYLLKTGDFLVLRYKAKRERELVIENAQEKFAALLRVCNLISLFECNPNDGICFLPGVSQINIHHNKIDVSQATANFSIPLFGGKTLYLNDVLLSNIYEPIIRIYSDYLSGKKMNYPDDKIKHSILWASNANISFSFETKILNIIIAIETLIPKQKGNSIVSYISESVAFILGQNAEGKKYYYNLMKHLYDERGKLAHGSGTKLSELDYNNALSIYAELLTYLINNKNLFKNEKELLELVLEKKFGN; via the coding sequence ATGAAAGAAATAGCGATTAAAAACCTATTAAAATTAATAGAAATTATTAAGAGTGACGAAGGTATTTTTCTAAGCATAAATACGGCAGAAAAAATCAAACTAAAGAATGAAATACTAAAGTTCTTATCTAAAAATGAAATTGCGGGTAAAAATTCATCGAAAAAATTCCTAGATAAACAACTAACAAAATATCTTCTAGAAGCAAAAAGAGAACAAAATCCTAGAAACCCAGAAGACTTTATCAATCATATGATCGAATATGATAGGCAAGAATTTATTGTTACCGAAGTCTTTCTTCCGTTTTCCGGAGGTAAAATTTCTTCACCTATATCTCTTTTCGACTGTGATATTGAGGAATACAATGAGAATTTGAGAAAAGTAATATTGCAATCAATACATAAAGTCGTTTCAGTTAATACAAAATATAGTGAAGATCAGAAAAAGAAACTTATAGCAGAAAATGAAAAATACTTATTAAAAACTGGTGATTTTTTAGTTCTACGATATAAGGCAAAGCGCGAACGAGAATTGGTTATTGAAAATGCTCAAGAGAAATTTGCTGCCTTACTACGAGTATGCAATTTAATAAGTTTGTTTGAATGTAACCCCAATGATGGAATTTGTTTTCTGCCTGGAGTTTCGCAAATTAATATTCACCATAATAAAATAGATGTTTCTCAAGCTACTGCTAACTTTTCAATCCCTCTATTTGGAGGTAAAACATTATATTTAAACGATGTTCTTTTGAGTAATATTTATGAACCAATAATAAGAATATACTCAGATTATTTATCAGGTAAAAAAATGAATTATCCTGATGATAAAATAAAACATTCAATTTTATGGGCAAGTAATGCAAATATTTCTTTTTCATTTGAAACAAAAATTTTAAATATAATTATTGCAATAGAGACGCTCATTCCAAAGCAAAAAGGGAATTCGATAGTAAGCTATATTTCGGAGTCAGTTGCCTTTATCCTTGGCCAAAACGCAGAAGGAAAAAAATACTACTACAACTTAATGAAACATCTATATGATGAAAGGGGAAAGTTGGCGCATGGATCAGGAACAAAACTAAGCGAACTTGACTATAACAATGCACTCTCAATTTACGCTGAATTATTAACTTATCTTATTAATAATAAAAATCTATTTAAAAATGAAAAAGAATTATTGGAATTAGTTTTAGAAAAAAAATTCGGAAATTAA
- a CDS encoding nucleotidyltransferase domain-containing protein, whose product MIKTIVDQFTEKIVLFKSFEHIFIFGSILKENKKPNDIDVLLLYSEYSNQLLTEFRYIKKEFSYFQEKPFSFIALSIKEEAETGFLKKLNPNPLKVK is encoded by the coding sequence ATGATTAAAACTATAGTTGATCAATTTACTGAAAAAATAGTCTTATTCAAATCTTTCGAACATATTTTTATTTTTGGCTCAATATTGAAAGAAAATAAGAAACCAAATGATATTGATGTTCTATTACTTTATTCTGAATATTCCAACCAACTTTTAACGGAATTTAGATATATAAAAAAAGAATTTAGCTATTTTCAGGAAAAACCATTCAGTTTCATCGCCTTAAGTATAAAAGAAGAAGCCGAAACTGGTTTTCTTAAAAAATTGAATCCAAATCCATTAAAAGTAAAATAG
- a CDS encoding HNH endonuclease signature motif containing protein, with protein MGRRRISENVKRRIYSESMGRCMNPDCSNHLFTTAGDIIEIAHIQPYSKTENNAYENLIILCPNCHTDFDKNFAHKPEEVKNWKKTREIELERLFAKHFHTFEELNQKIKPLLLENKTIFENYFLNDHKKTWDLFEGTILSNNKKIKTILSNNLDLIQYHNNSHYSNANIVHTFLIHIDEFEKTRPENEKARFVLFPEEINSLFGIEPIKDTLLPSVESLEDLITKLKKIGKYKDIKLGVDNPYLIIEEDKEIVRLFLDDTPRLRQYYSNYKSFKKVGVRLPSLNFALKILKSRGFNFSFIKDENLREIEIENIRITFIYEYCLSKLELQSLSPTKNTLVVNLHNWNGSSCISEEAYDLAKKMKVNLLTIDDYVKYINSLKND; from the coding sequence GTGGGAAGAAGAAGAATAAGTGAAAATGTAAAGAGAAGAATATATTCTGAATCCATGGGTAGATGCATGAATCCAGACTGTAGTAATCATTTATTTACTACAGCAGGAGATATCATAGAAATTGCTCATATCCAACCCTATTCAAAGACGGAAAATAATGCATATGAAAATCTGATTATTTTATGTCCAAACTGTCATACAGATTTTGATAAGAATTTTGCACATAAACCAGAGGAAGTGAAAAATTGGAAAAAAACTCGTGAAATAGAATTAGAAAGATTGTTTGCAAAGCATTTTCATACTTTCGAAGAATTAAACCAAAAAATAAAACCTCTACTCCTAGAAAATAAAACTATTTTTGAAAATTATTTCCTCAATGACCATAAAAAAACCTGGGATTTATTTGAAGGAACAATATTATCAAACAATAAAAAAATAAAAACAATTTTAAGCAACAACTTAGATTTAATTCAATATCATAACAACAGTCATTATTCCAATGCAAATATAGTTCATACGTTTTTGATACATATAGACGAATTTGAAAAAACTCGACCCGAAAATGAAAAGGCAAGGTTTGTACTCTTTCCTGAAGAAATAAATTCATTATTTGGAATTGAACCAATTAAAGACACCTTATTACCATCCGTAGAATCTTTAGAGGACTTAATCACAAAGCTAAAAAAAATTGGGAAATACAAAGATATAAAACTAGGAGTAGATAATCCTTATTTAATAATTGAGGAAGATAAAGAAATTGTTAGATTGTTTTTAGACGATACGCCTCGTTTACGGCAATATTATTCAAATTATAAAAGTTTTAAAAAAGTTGGAGTTCGATTACCAAGTCTTAATTTTGCACTCAAAATTCTAAAATCAAGGGGTTTTAACTTTAGCTTCATTAAAGATGAAAATCTAAGGGAAATAGAAATTGAAAATATTAGAATAACCTTTATTTATGAATATTGTCTAAGTAAACTTGAATTGCAAAGTCTATCACCTACAAAAAATACTCTTGTTGTAAATTTACACAATTGGAATGGCTCTTCTTGTATTTCCGAAGAAGCATATGATTTGGCAAAAAAAATGAAAGTAAACCTTTTAACTATCGATGACTATGTTAAATATATAAATTCACTAAAAAATGATTAA
- a CDS encoding PIN domain-containing protein, whose protein sequence is MALYIDSSFLLNILYSEENYDKCLEIFNSHDKKFSSILLEIESFRSINLFFNLNKKILNKTWLNESENILTELLTQISLKNVDFDIQSEIKKNKNILELKSLDATHLATAIHFRKMISENLIVCTLDQKFRTVAKKFEFNILPKNISK, encoded by the coding sequence TTGGCCTTATATATTGATAGCAGTTTCTTATTAAACATCCTATACTCTGAAGAAAATTATGATAAATGTTTAGAAATTTTCAATTCTCATGATAAAAAATTTAGTTCAATTTTATTAGAAATCGAATCTTTTAGATCAATTAATCTCTTCTTCAATTTAAATAAAAAAATACTAAACAAGACTTGGTTAAATGAATCTGAAAATATTTTAACTGAACTCCTGACACAAATTAGCTTAAAAAATGTAGACTTTGACATTCAATCAGAAATAAAGAAGAATAAAAATATATTAGAATTAAAATCTCTCGACGCTACACATTTAGCTACAGCAATTCACTTTCGAAAAATGATCTCAGAAAATTTAATCGTTTGCACGTTAGATCAAAAATTTCGTACCGTAGCAAAAAAATTTGAATTCAATATTTTACCAAAGAATATTAGTAAATAA
- a CDS encoding type II toxin-antitoxin system Phd/YefM family antitoxin encodes MKSIGIKDLKNNLSSYLEFVKKGETILIFDRNNPIAEIKKFTPNENKTDLYIKEATENNSLIPAKSFKPVKLPKSRVIKGLSKEEISKAWKSIYNDERN; translated from the coding sequence ATGAAGTCTATCGGGATAAAAGATTTAAAGAATAACTTAAGCAGTTATCTTGAATTTGTTAAAAAGGGAGAAACAATTCTAATTTTTGATAGAAATAATCCTATTGCAGAAATTAAAAAATTTACTCCAAATGAAAATAAAACGGATTTATATATAAAAGAAGCTACTGAAAATAACTCTCTCATTCCGGCTAAAAGTTTTAAACCTGTAAAATTGCCCAAATCTAGAGTTATTAAAGGTCTTTCAAAAGAAGAAATATCTAAAGCTTGGAAATCAATCTATAATGATGAGAGAAATTAA